Proteins found in one Neomonachus schauinslandi chromosome 1, ASM220157v2, whole genome shotgun sequence genomic segment:
- the MUSTN1 gene encoding musculoskeletal embryonic nuclear protein 1, which yields MMEACSGLSKAGAQEAPIKKKCPPVKEEDLKGARGNLAKNQEIKSKTYQVMRECERAGSTAPSVFSSNRTGTETVFEKPKARPAKSIFG from the exons GCTCTGGGCTCTCCAAGGCTGGTGCTCAGGAGGCGCCCATCAAGAAGAAGTGCCCCCCGGTGAAGGAGGAAGATCTGAAGGGGGCCCGTGGGAACCTAGCCAAGAACCAGGAGATCAAGTCCAAGACCTACCAGGTCATGCGGGAGTGTG AACGAGCTGGCTCCACCGCCCCATCTGTGTTCAGCAGCAACCGGACCGGCACTGAGACCGTCTTCGAGAAGCCCAAAGCCAGACCTGCCAAGAGCATCTTTGGCTAA